The DNA sequence CCTCTCAAAGATGGGACAATGGAAATCGGAAGGCCCTACGGTGTAAGCAACCGGTTGATAGAGGCCAGAGGCGTCATTTCCGTGGCTTCAGGATATCTGCTCGTAGTGAGGTATTTCAAGGCGGGGGTTTTCCCCCCGAGGTGACTTGAGGAGATGAAACCAAAAAGGATATTAACCATTGCCGGTTCAGATTCCGGTGGCGGAGCAGGGATTCAGGCAGATTTGAAGACGATTGCCTCCCTTGGGGGGTTCGGGATGAGTGTCATCACCGCCTTGACAGCCCAGAATACTCTCGGTATCCAGGACATCCATGAGGTCTCCCCGGAATTTGTCAAGAGGCAATTTGATTCTGTGGCGTCGGACATAGGCATAGATGCAGCCAAGACCGGTATGCTTGTCAACTCCGGGATAATAGAGGTAGTGGCAGACGGCATTAGGGAATACAGCGTTGAAAAGCTTGTTGTTGATCCGGCAATGGCAGCCAAAGGGGGAACGCCGCTGATCAAGGGTGAGGTCAGGGATGACCTGATCAGGGAACTGATCCCTCTGGCCCTTGTGGTGACACCGAATATTTCCGAAGCCGAGGTCCTCTCCGGGATAAAGATTGCCTCCCTCGACGGGATGAGAGAAGCGGCGCGGGTCATTTATGATCTGGGGGCAGAGAATGTACTGGTCAAAGGGGGGCATCTGATGGATGCCGATGTCACGCACGCCAGGGACATCCTCTATGACGGGAAGAATTTTTACGAGTTTTCCTCTGAGAGGATTGATACTAAAGACACGCATGGTACCGGGTGCACCTATTCCGCCGCTATTGCCACCGGTCTTGCCATGGGGAAGAGTGTTTTTGAGGCCGTGGAAGAGGCAAAAAAGTATATCACAGAGACCATCAGGTTTTCCTATCGTATCGGTGGGGGGCAGGGACCAACGAACCATCTCGCCCCTCTTTTACGGGAGGTGGAACGTTATCGCTGTCTTGATGAGCTGAAGGCCGCCCTGCAAAGATTGAAGGGGGAAAAATGCGGTCATGTCATCCCGGAGGTACAGTCAAACCTCGGCTATGCCCTTCCCGGCGCCAGGGGGATCGAGGAAGTGGCGGCTGTTCCGGGCAGGATTATCCGGATCGGAGATGAGGTGGCAACCCTCTGTGAGCCGGCTTTCGGCGCCTCTTCACATATCGCAAAGATCATCCTCACCGTTTTGAGGTACAACAGTGAATATCGTGCGGCGATGAATATCCGGTTTTCGGAAGATATTGTAAAGATATGCCAGGCCTTGGGGTATGACATCGCCCATTTCAGTCGGGCAGGCGAACCGCCTGAGATGAAAGAGAGAGATGGTTCCTCCCTCGAATGGGGAACGGAGACTGTCCTGGCAAAGAGGGAAAAGGTTCCCGATATCATCTTTGACAGGGGCGATGTGGGGAAAGAGCCGATGATCCGGGTCCTCGGGAAGGACCCTCATGATGTTGTGGATAAGGTTTTAAATCTGGTAAGGAAATTGAAAGTCGTAAGTCATAGGTCGTAAGTCGTATGACTGACGACTGACGACTGATGTTTTAGGAGGAAAGGATAATATGGAATTGAATGAAATTACCATCACGAAAGCGATTATAGAGCGGTTCTCGGAGAAGCTGCTCGCCTGCACGGAAGTGGATACAGCTATCGTGGGAGGTGGTCCCGCCGGTCTCGTGGCCGGCTATTTCCTGGCGAAAGCCGGAAAAAAGGTGGCGATATTTGAGAAAAAACTGAGCATCGGCGGCGGCATGTGGGGCGGCGGTATGATGTTCAACGAGATCATCGTGCAACCGGAGGCCAGGGAACTCCTCGATCTGTTTGACGTACGCACAAGGGAGTATGAACATGGTTACTACAGCGCCGATGCCATCGAGGCGGTCAGTACGATTTGTTCCTATGCAACAAAGGCGGGGGCCAGGGTCTTTAATTGTATCACCGTGGAGGATGTGATGATCCGTGAAGGACGGGTGATCGGTCTTGTGATTAACTGGACACCGGTCGAGGTGACGGGTCTCCATGTTGACCCACTGGCGATTGCCGCAAAATCTACCGTTGATGCCACAGGTCATGCCACGGAAGTCCTCCGCGTGATTGAACGAAAGACAGATATAAAATTTAACACGCCAAGCGGGGCCTTGATGGGTGAGCGTTCCATGTGGGCGGACAGGGCAGAACAGTTGACTCTGGAAAATACAAGAGAGATCTGCCCCGGCGTATATGTAGCCGGGATGTCGGCCAATGCGGCCTTCGGCGGCCCCAGGATGGGTCCCATCTTCGGTGGCATGCTCCTTTCAGGGAAGAAGGTTGCCGAACTGATTATTGCCAGTGGCTAAAAAATTGAACTTCAGCGGGACCTTTGAAAATTGACTTCACAAGGGCTCAAAATCTTTTTTCGACCATTCTAACGCTCGCTCCACTGCAAAGGCAACAACTCGCGCTGCGCGCTCAAACATTTGCCTTTGCGGCCGTTTCGCTTCGCGAAGAATAGTTGCGAAAAAAATCTTGCATTTGCCCTTTCGAAGCCAATTTTCAGTCTCGCAAAGTTCTCTTCAGCCCAATTTGCTGCTGCTTTAATTTCAGGTTATGGGCTACGGCCTATAGTCCCTTGCCCCTTGCTTAGAGAGGGCTTAAGGTCTCGGAAGGTTTGAATTTGACCGTTGATACTATTGATAAGATACCTGTCTCTGGTGAGGCAGCGGCCGGTATTGTCCGCCAGTTGCAGCGGGCTGGTCATGAAGCCTATCTCGTCGGCGGCTGTGTGCGCGACCTCCTGCGGGGTATCGAACCGGTGGACTACGATATTGTCACCTCCGCCCGACCCGATGAGGTCCAGG is a window from the Syntrophales bacterium genome containing:
- the thiD gene encoding bifunctional hydroxymethylpyrimidine kinase/phosphomethylpyrimidine kinase: MKPKRILTIAGSDSGGGAGIQADLKTIASLGGFGMSVITALTAQNTLGIQDIHEVSPEFVKRQFDSVASDIGIDAAKTGMLVNSGIIEVVADGIREYSVEKLVVDPAMAAKGGTPLIKGEVRDDLIRELIPLALVVTPNISEAEVLSGIKIASLDGMREAARVIYDLGAENVLVKGGHLMDADVTHARDILYDGKNFYEFSSERIDTKDTHGTGCTYSAAIATGLAMGKSVFEAVEEAKKYITETIRFSYRIGGGQGPTNHLAPLLREVERYRCLDELKAALQRLKGEKCGHVIPEVQSNLGYALPGARGIEEVAAVPGRIIRIGDEVATLCEPAFGASSHIAKIILTVLRYNSEYRAAMNIRFSEDIVKICQALGYDIAHFSRAGEPPEMKERDGSSLEWGTETVLAKREKVPDIIFDRGDVGKEPMIRVLGKDPHDVVDKVLNLVRKLKVVSHRS
- a CDS encoding sulfide-dependent adenosine diphosphate thiazole synthase, which gives rise to MELNEITITKAIIERFSEKLLACTEVDTAIVGGGPAGLVAGYFLAKAGKKVAIFEKKLSIGGGMWGGGMMFNEIIVQPEARELLDLFDVRTREYEHGYYSADAIEAVSTICSYATKAGARVFNCITVEDVMIREGRVIGLVINWTPVEVTGLHVDPLAIAAKSTVDATGHATEVLRVIERKTDIKFNTPSGALMGERSMWADRAEQLTLENTREICPGVYVAGMSANAAFGGPRMGPIFGGMLLSGKKVAELIIASG